A genomic segment from Bombus affinis isolate iyBomAffi1 chromosome 13, iyBomAffi1.2, whole genome shotgun sequence encodes:
- the LOC126923745 gene encoding uridine 5'-monophosphate synthase isoform X3 has product MDEEYQELAVQLFDIRAYRFGEFVTEIGLKTSTFFDLRLLVSYPKVMSCLASKLMSFVQDCKNVAHICPASYRALPLTTLISINCNVPMLIKRKETKTYGTKKIIEGNFKPGDSCVIIEDMLVTGNSIMETADILKREGLKVTEAIVVIDAEHSGTMTLKKHGISTKKLYSTVELWSFICNYYKYDSETFRDVCSYICKELWSYIFRDRRLRTPFHIRAEKCKNAIGSKLFHLMESKQSTICLAADLTKADAVIELADLVGPHIVLLKTHVDILEDFSDNFIRRLKELAKKHDFLLMEDRKFADIGNTVCLQCEKGIYKIAQWADVVTVHAIAGQSIIDGFKNSLKGISEPRGIFVLVEMPTEGALTIGDYVENALSIAENSDVVAGVVSQSHVYPIPEHIQLTPGVDTLKSSDDVGQQCNTPESIVVKSGADLALVGRGITEAEDKLAATLKYKEELWAAYIKRITL; this is encoded by the exons ATGGATGAAGAATATCAAGAATTGGCTGTACAACTTTTTGATATACGAGCATATAGATTTGGAGAATTTGTGACCGAAATTGGTCTAAAAACATCAACATTCTTTGATTTAAGATTATTAGTCTCTTATCCAAAAGTAATG AGTTGTTTGGCTAGTAAGTTAATGTCATTTGTACAAGATTGTAAAAACGTAGCACACATTTGTCCTGCTTCTTATAGAGCTTTGCCATTAACAACATTGATTTCTATAAACTGTAATGTGCCCATGttgattaaaagaaaggaaacaaagACATATGGTACAAAGAAAATTATAGAAGGGAATTTTAAGCCAGGAGATAGTTGTGTGATTATCGAGGATATGCTTGTAACTGGTAACAGTATTATGGAGACAGCAGATATCTTAAAAAGGGAAGGTTTAAAAGTAACAGAAGCTATTGTGGTAATTGACGCAGAACATAGCGGTACAATGACTCTAAAGAAACATGGTATTTCGACAAAGAAACTGTATTCAACCGTAGAACTGTGGTCATTCATCTGCAATTATTATAAGTATGATTCCGAAACTTTTAGAGATGTGTGTAGTTACATATGCAAAGAACTGTGgagctacatttttcgag ACAGACGATTAAGGACGCCATTTCATATTCGTGCCGAAAAGTGCAAAAATGCAATTGGCTCCAAGTTATTTCATCTAATGGAATCGAAGCAATCCACTATATGTTTAGCAGCAGATCTAACTAAAGCAGATGCTGTTATAGAGTTGGCTGATTTAGTAGGACCACATATAGTGTTGTTAAAAACTCATGTCGATATATTAGAAGATTTTAGTGATAATTTCATCCGGCGTTTAAAAGAATTAGCCAAAAAGCACGACTTTTTATTGATGGAGGATAGAAAATTTGCTGATATCGGCAATACTGTATGTTTACAGTGTGAAAAAGGGATTTACAAGATTGCACAATGGGCAGATGTCGTTACGGTGCATGCGATCGCAGGACAAAGTATCATAGATGGCTTCAAAAATAGTTTAAAAGGCATAAGCGAACCGCGCGGTATATTTGTCTTAGTAGAAATGCCCACCGAAGGAGCATTGACGATTGGTGACTACGTGGAGAATGCTCTAAGTATTGCAGAAAATTCGGATGTGGTAGCTGGAGTTGTTTCTCAATCGCATGTTTATCCTATTCCGGAACATATTCAATTGACACCTGGTGTAGATACATTGAAAAGTTCCGATGACGTGGGACAGCAGTGCAACACTCCAGAATCTATTGTTGTCAAATCTGGAGCTGACTTAGCTCTAGTGGGCAGAG